A section of the Papio anubis isolate 15944 chromosome 4, Panubis1.0, whole genome shotgun sequence genome encodes:
- the GPR85 gene encoding probable G-protein coupled receptor 85 isoform X1 — protein MANYSHAADNILQNLSPLTAFLKLTSLGFIIGVSVVGNLLISILLVKDKSLHRAPYYFLLDLCCSDILRSAICFPFVFNSVKNGSTWTYGTLTCKVIAFLGVLSCFHTAFMLFCISVTRYLAIAHHRFYTKRLTFWTCLAVICMVWTLSVAMAFPPVLDVGTYSFIREEDQCTFQHRSFRANDSLGFMLLLALILLATQLVYLKLIFFVHDRRKMKPVQFVAAVSQNWTFHGPGASGQAAANWLAGFGRGPTPPTLLGIRQNANTTGRRRLLVLDEFKMEKRISRMFYIMTFLFLTLWGPYLVACYWRVFARGPVVPGGFLTAAVWMSFAQAGINPFVCIFSNRELRRCFSTTLLYCRKSRLPREPYCVI, from the coding sequence ATGGCGAACTATAGCCATGCAGCTGACAACATTTTGCAAAATCTCTCGCCTCTAACAGCCTTTCTGAAACTGACTTCCTTGGGTTTCATAATAGGAGTCAGCGTGGTGGGCAACCTCCTGATCTCCATTTTGCTAGTGAAAGATAAGAGCTTGCATAGAGCACCTTACTACTTCCTGTTGGATCTTTGCTGTTCAGATATCCTCAGATCTGCAATTTGTTTCCCATTTGTATTCAACTCTGTCAAAAATGGCTCTACCTGGACTTATGGGACTCTGACTTGCAAAGTGATTGCCTTTCTGGGGGTTTTGTCCTGTTTCCACACTGCTTTCATGCTCTTCTGCATCAGTGTCACCAGATACTTAGCTATCGCCCATCACCGCTTCTATACAAAGAGGCTGACCTTTTGGACGTGTCTGGCTGTGATCTGTATGGTGTGGACTCTATCTGTGGCCATGGCCTTTCCCCCGGTTTTAGATGTGGGCACTTACTCATTCATTAGGGAGGAAGATCAATGCACCTTCCAACACCGCTCCTTCAGGGCTAATGATTCCTTAGGATTTATGCTGCTTCTTGCTCTCATCCTCCTAGCCACACAGCTTGTCTACCTCAAGCTGATATTTTTCGTCCATGATCGAAGGAAAATGAAGCCAGTCCAGTTTGTAGCAGCAGTCAGCCAGAACTGGACTTTTCATGGTCCTGGAGCCAGTGGCCAGGCAGCTGCCAATTGGCTAGCAGGATTTGGAAGGGGTCCCACACCACCCACCTTGCTGGGCATCAGGCAAAATGCAAACACCACAGGCAGAAGAAGGCTATTGGTCTTAGACGAGttcaaaatggagaaaagaatcaGCAGAATGTTCTATATAATGACTTTTCTCTTTCTAACCTTGTGGGGCCCCTACCTGGTGGCCTGTTATTGGAGAGTTTTCGCAAGAGGGCCTGTAGTACCGGGGGGATTTCTAACAGCTGCTGTCTGGATGAGTTTTGCCCAAGCAGGAATCAATCCTTTTGTCTGCATTTTCTCCAACAGGGAGCTGAGGCGCTGTTTCAGCACAACCCTTCTTTACTGCAGAAAATCCAGGTTACCAAGGGAACCTTACTGTGTTATATGA